From the genome of Pseudomonas sp. AB6, one region includes:
- the bfr gene encoding bacterioferritin, which translates to MQGHPVVIDYLKTLLTGELAARDQYFIHSRMYEDWGLSKLYERMSHEMQEETEHADALMRRILMLEGTPRMRADDLDIGTTVPEMLASDLRLEYKVRAALCQGIALCELHKDYVSRDILRVQLADTEEDHTYWLEQQLGLIKSIGLENYLQSQF; encoded by the coding sequence ATGCAAGGTCACCCAGTAGTAATCGATTACCTCAAAACGTTGCTTACAGGCGAACTGGCGGCCCGTGATCAATATTTTATCCATTCCCGGATGTACGAAGACTGGGGCCTCAGTAAGCTCTACGAACGTATGAGCCATGAAATGCAGGAAGAAACGGAGCATGCCGATGCGTTGATGCGCCGGATTCTGATGCTAGAAGGTACGCCGCGCATGCGTGCCGATGATCTAGATATCGGTACCACGGTCCCTGAGATGCTCGCCAGCGACTTACGGTTGGAATACAAGGTCCGTGCCGCGCTTTGCCAAGGTATCGCCCTCTGTGAGCTGCACAAGGACTACGTTTCCCGCGACATTCTTCGTGTTCAGTTGGCCGATACCGAAGAGGATCACACCTATTGGCTGGAGCAGCAGTTAGGTCTGATTAAATCAATCGGATTGGAGAACTACCTGCAATCGCAGTTCTGA
- a CDS encoding single-stranded DNA-binding protein yields the protein MARGVNKVILVGTCGQDPEVRYLPNGNAVTNLSLATSEQWTDKQTGQKVEKTEWHRVSMFGKVAEIAGEYLRKGSQVYIEGKLQTREWEKDGIKRYTTEIVVDMQGTMQLLGGRPQGDGAPQGQGGNSNSAPRPQQQRPQQSSQPQQSQPQRESRPAPQQQAPQPAPDFDSFDDDIPF from the coding sequence ATGGCCCGTGGGGTTAACAAAGTCATATTGGTCGGTACATGCGGCCAGGATCCCGAAGTTCGCTACTTGCCTAACGGTAACGCCGTGACCAACCTGAGTCTGGCGACCAGCGAACAATGGACCGACAAACAAACCGGTCAGAAAGTCGAAAAGACTGAATGGCACCGTGTTTCGATGTTCGGCAAAGTCGCTGAGATCGCCGGCGAATACCTGCGCAAAGGTTCGCAGGTTTACATCGAGGGCAAGCTGCAAACCCGCGAGTGGGAAAAAGACGGCATCAAGCGCTACACCACTGAAATCGTCGTCGACATGCAAGGCACCATGCAACTGCTGGGCGGTCGCCCACAAGGTGACGGTGCTCCACAGGGTCAAGGCGGCAACAGCAACTCTGCGCCACGCCCTCAACAGCAGCGTCCGCAGCAGTCATCGCAGCCGCAGCAATCCCAGCCACAACGCGAATCGCGCCCTGCTCCCCAGCAGCAAGCGCCGCAACCGGCTCCGGATTTTGATAGTTTTGATGACGATATTCCGTTCTAG
- a CDS encoding MFS transporter → MHDPLSERMSGSETRAASGLALVFAFRMLGMFMVLPVLATYGMDLAGASPALIGLAIGAYGLTQAVLQIPFGIISDRIGRRPVIYLGLIIFALGSLLAANADSIWGVIAGRILQGAGAISAAVMALLSDLTREQHRTKAMAMIGMTIGLSFAVAMVVGPLLTRAFGLSGLFLATGGLALLGIFVVAFMVPHSTGPLTHRESGVARAELGVTLRHPDLLRLDLGIFVLHAMLMSSFVALPLALVEKAGLPKEQHWWVYLTALLISFFAMIPFIIYGEKKRQMKRVLLGAVSVLLMTELFFWAFGDTLRALVIGTVVFFTAFNLLEASLPSLISKVSPAGAKGTAMGIYSTSQFLGSAAGGILGGWLFQHGGLSIVFLGGAALCAIWLAFAVTMREPPYVTSLRVPLTPEAQREGGLIARLMAVPGVTDAVVVSDEAAIYIKLDTELLDRNSLERLVNDPKPAECEA, encoded by the coding sequence ATGCACGATCCCCTTAGCGAACGCATGAGTGGCAGCGAAACCCGCGCAGCAAGCGGCCTGGCGCTGGTGTTTGCCTTCCGAATGCTTGGCATGTTTATGGTTTTACCGGTCCTCGCCACCTACGGCATGGACCTCGCGGGCGCATCTCCAGCGCTCATCGGTCTGGCAATCGGCGCTTACGGCCTGACTCAGGCAGTGCTGCAAATACCTTTCGGGATAATTTCCGACCGCATCGGTCGACGCCCGGTCATTTATTTGGGCTTGATAATATTTGCCCTCGGCAGCCTGCTTGCCGCCAATGCAGATTCGATCTGGGGCGTAATCGCCGGGCGAATCTTACAAGGTGCAGGCGCAATATCAGCGGCCGTAATGGCGTTGCTGTCGGACCTTACCCGTGAACAGCATCGCACCAAGGCCATGGCCATGATCGGTATGACCATTGGTCTTTCGTTCGCGGTGGCCATGGTTGTCGGGCCGTTGTTGACCAGGGCTTTCGGCCTCTCCGGGTTGTTTCTTGCCACTGGCGGCCTAGCGTTATTGGGCATTTTCGTCGTCGCTTTTATGGTGCCGCATTCGACTGGACCTCTGACCCATAGAGAATCGGGCGTTGCACGAGCGGAGTTGGGTGTGACGCTGCGTCATCCCGACCTGCTGCGACTGGATTTAGGTATCTTCGTGTTGCACGCGATGCTCATGTCCAGCTTCGTTGCGCTGCCCTTGGCGTTAGTCGAAAAAGCCGGTTTACCCAAGGAACAGCACTGGTGGGTGTACCTGACCGCGTTGTTGATTTCGTTCTTCGCGATGATTCCGTTCATCATCTATGGCGAGAAAAAACGCCAGATGAAACGCGTACTGCTTGGCGCCGTCAGCGTGTTGCTGATGACTGAGCTATTCTTCTGGGCGTTCGGCGATACGTTGCGGGCCTTGGTGATTGGTACGGTGGTGTTTTTCACCGCGTTCAACCTGCTTGAAGCCTCGTTGCCATCGCTGATCAGTAAAGTGTCACCGGCAGGCGCCAAAGGCACGGCCATGGGGATTTATTCCACCAGTCAGTTCCTCGGTTCAGCCGCAGGAGGCATTCTTGGAGGCTGGCTTTTTCAGCACGGAGGACTCAGTATTGTGTTCCTCGGCGGTGCCGCTCTATGTGCCATCTGGCTAGCCTTTGCTGTAACTATGCGCGAACCACCGTATGTGACGAGCCTGCGTGTGCCGTTGACGCCTGAAGCACAACGCGAAGGTGGCTTGATCGCGCGTTTGATGGCCGTCCCGGGGGTAACAGATGCAGTGGTCGTCAGTGACGAAGCTGCCATTTATATCAAACTAGATACCGAATTATTGGATCGCAACTCCCTTGAGCGCCTGGTCAACGACCCGAAGCCAGCGGAATGCGAAGCCTAG
- the uvrA gene encoding excinuclease ABC subunit UvrA: MDKIVIRGARTHNLKNIDLTLPRDKLIVITGLSGSGKSSLAFDTLYAEGQRRYVESLSAYARQFLSMMEKPDVDTIEGLSPAISIEQKSTSHNPRSTVGTITEIYDYLRLLYARVGQPRCPDHDIPLEAQTVSQMVDLVLAQPEGSKLMLLAPVIRERKGEHLAIFEELRAQGFVRARVNGRLCELDELPKLDKQKKHSIDVVVDRFKVREDMQQRLAESFETALKLADGIAWVAPMDDEPGEEMIFSARFACPICGHAISELEPKLFSFNNPAGACPTCDGLGVKQFFDIKRLVNGELTLAEGAIRGWDRRNVYYFQMLGSLASHYGFSLEVPFNELPADQQKILLNGSGTQNVDFRYLNDRGDIVKRAHPFEGIVPNLERRYRETESATVREELAKFLSTQPCPDCRGTRLRREARHVWVGEKTLPAVTSLPIGDATEYFSTLKLTGRRGEIADKILKEIRERLQFLVNVGLDYLSLDRSADTLSGGEAQRIRLASQIGAGLVGVLYILDEPSIGLHQRDNDRLLGTLKHLRDIGNTVIVVEHDEDAIRLADYVVDIGPGAGIHGGHVVAEGTPAEVMAHPDSLTGKYLSGRVKIEVPAKRTPRNKKLSLTLKGARGNNLRNVDLEIPIGLLTCVTGVSGSGKSTLINNTLFPLSATALNGATTLEAAVHDSIDGLQHLDKVVDIDQSPIGRTPRSNPATYTGLFTPIRELFSGVPESRSRGYGPGRFSFNVKGGRCEACQGDGLIKVEMHFLPDIYVPCDVCKSKRYNRETLEIKYKSKSIHEVLEMTIEEARVFFDAVPALARKLQTLMDVGLSYIKLGQSATTLSGGEAQRVKLSRELSKRDTGKTLYILDEPTTGLHFADIQQLLDVLHRLRDHGNTVVVIEHNLDVIKTADWLVDLGPEGGSKGGQIIACGTPEEVAEMEQSYTGHYLKPLLIRDKATAI, from the coding sequence GTGGACAAGATCGTGATACGTGGGGCCCGAACCCACAACTTGAAGAACATTGACTTAACCCTGCCACGCGACAAATTGATCGTGATTACCGGGCTTTCCGGCTCTGGCAAGTCGTCACTGGCCTTTGACACGCTGTACGCCGAAGGGCAGCGGCGCTATGTCGAATCGCTTTCGGCGTACGCGCGGCAATTTCTGTCGATGATGGAAAAGCCGGACGTCGATACGATAGAAGGGCTCTCGCCTGCAATTTCTATTGAGCAGAAGTCTACATCGCACAACCCGCGCTCGACCGTGGGTACGATTACTGAAATTTACGATTATTTGCGCCTGCTTTACGCTCGCGTCGGCCAACCGCGCTGTCCGGATCACGATATTCCGCTCGAAGCGCAGACGGTCAGCCAAATGGTTGATCTGGTGCTAGCTCAGCCAGAGGGCAGTAAGCTGATGCTGCTCGCACCCGTGATCCGGGAACGCAAGGGCGAGCACCTGGCGATCTTTGAGGAATTGCGCGCCCAAGGCTTCGTCCGCGCCCGAGTGAATGGCCGACTATGCGAGCTGGATGAGCTACCCAAGCTCGACAAGCAGAAGAAGCACTCCATTGATGTGGTAGTTGACCGATTCAAGGTTCGTGAGGACATGCAGCAGCGGCTCGCTGAATCGTTTGAGACTGCACTGAAGTTGGCCGACGGTATCGCTTGGGTAGCGCCGATGGACGACGAGCCCGGCGAAGAAATGATTTTCTCGGCGCGCTTTGCTTGCCCAATTTGCGGGCATGCAATCAGCGAACTAGAACCCAAGCTGTTTTCTTTCAACAACCCGGCTGGTGCGTGCCCAACCTGCGACGGTCTGGGCGTGAAGCAATTTTTCGATATCAAGCGGTTGGTCAATGGTGAACTGACACTGGCCGAAGGGGCGATTCGTGGCTGGGACCGGCGTAACGTTTATTACTTCCAGATGCTCGGCTCGCTGGCGAGTCACTATGGCTTCAGCCTGGAAGTACCGTTCAATGAGTTGCCGGCTGACCAGCAAAAGATTTTGTTGAATGGCAGCGGCACGCAAAACGTCGATTTCCGTTATCTCAATGATCGCGGCGACATCGTTAAGCGTGCGCACCCCTTCGAAGGCATCGTGCCAAACCTTGAGCGACGCTATCGCGAGACTGAGTCGGCGACGGTTCGTGAGGAGCTGGCCAAGTTTCTCAGCACTCAGCCTTGCCCAGACTGCCGTGGCACGCGTCTGCGTCGCGAAGCGCGTCACGTGTGGGTCGGCGAGAAAACCTTGCCTGCTGTCACCAGCCTGCCGATTGGCGACGCAACAGAATATTTTTCCACGCTAAAACTGACGGGCCGACGCGGCGAAATTGCCGACAAGATTCTCAAGGAAATCCGCGAGCGTTTACAGTTTCTGGTCAACGTCGGGCTCGATTACTTGTCCCTCGACCGTAGCGCCGACACGTTGTCTGGCGGTGAAGCTCAGCGTATCCGTCTGGCGAGTCAGATCGGCGCAGGTCTGGTGGGGGTTTTGTACATTCTCGACGAGCCGTCCATTGGTTTGCATCAGCGGGACAACGATCGCCTGCTGGGCACGCTGAAACACCTACGCGATATCGGCAATACGGTGATCGTGGTTGAGCATGACGAAGACGCTATTCGTTTGGCCGACTACGTAGTGGACATCGGCCCAGGCGCTGGTATTCACGGAGGGCACGTTGTCGCTGAGGGCACACCCGCTGAAGTCATGGCTCACCCTGATTCGCTGACCGGTAAATATTTGTCGGGGCGAGTCAAAATTGAAGTGCCGGCCAAACGTACGCCGCGCAACAAGAAGCTGTCGCTGACACTCAAAGGCGCTCGCGGCAACAACTTACGCAATGTCGATTTAGAAATCCCGATTGGCTTGCTGACCTGCGTGACCGGCGTTTCCGGCTCGGGGAAGTCAACGCTAATAAACAATACGCTGTTTCCCTTGAGCGCCACGGCCCTTAACGGTGCCACCACGCTTGAAGCGGCGGTGCATGACAGCATTGATGGCCTGCAGCATTTGGATAAGGTGGTCGATATCGATCAGAGCCCTATCGGACGGACGCCGCGGTCTAACCCAGCGACCTACACCGGGCTGTTTACGCCAATTCGCGAATTGTTTTCCGGGGTGCCGGAGTCGCGGTCACGAGGTTACGGCCCTGGACGTTTCTCGTTCAACGTGAAGGGCGGACGCTGCGAAGCCTGTCAGGGCGACGGCTTAATCAAGGTCGAAATGCACTTTCTGCCGGATATCTACGTGCCGTGCGACGTGTGTAAGAGCAAGCGTTACAACCGAGAAACGTTGGAGATCAAATACAAGAGCAAGAGCATCCACGAAGTCTTGGAAATGACCATCGAAGAAGCGCGCGTGTTCTTCGATGCGGTGCCAGCGTTAGCACGCAAACTTCAGACGTTGATGGACGTGGGGCTTTCATACATCAAGCTAGGACAATCTGCGACCACGCTGTCCGGTGGTGAAGCGCAACGGGTCAAGCTGTCTCGTGAGCTGTCCAAGCGCGATACCGGCAAAACTCTTTATATCCTCGACGAGCCGACTACCGGCCTGCACTTCGCAGATATTCAGCAGTTGCTCGACGTACTGCATCGCTTGCGCGATCACGGCAATACCGTGGTGGTGATCGAGCACAACCTGGACGTGATCAAAACAGCCGACTGGCTCGTTGACCTTGGGCCTGAAGGCGGTTCCAAAGGCGGCCAAATCATCGCCTGTGGCACGCCGGAAGAAGTGGCTGAGATGGAACAGTCCTATACCGGTCACTACCTTAAGCCGCTACTGATACGGGATAAGGCCACAGCGATCTAG